TCGGCGTCGGCTTCGACGTGCACGACGTGGTGGTGCTGGGCCCGGCCGAGGACGGCTCCGCCGTCTGAGCGCCGAACGGGGGAGCCCCCCGCACCGTCCTTGGGGACGGTGCGGGGGGCTCCCCCGTGAACTGAGGCCGGGCCTCAGCCCGTTTTCGTCGGGGTCGGTGTGAGATCCCGTGCCCCTGGTTCGGGCTCCGGCACCACCACACTCTCCGGTTCGCCGTACCAGGCGACCGCGACCGCGCCCGCCACGGCCAGCAGGAAGCCCGCGATGGCCATCCAGGCGAGGCCGTCACGGGAGGTGTCACCGAGCATCAGCACGCCGATGAGGCCGGGCAGGACGGTCTCACCGACGACGAGGGCGGCCGTGGCGCCGTTGACCGAGCCGATCTGCAGGGCGACCGTGTGCAGGTACATGCCGATGGTGCCCGATATGAGGATGGCGTAGAGCGCCGGGTCCGCGAGCAGCGTGGGCAGGTCGAACGGGTCGATGCCGTCGAGTATGCGCACGCCCACACCGATGGCGCCGAAGCCGAGTCCGGACAGCAGACCGGCGAGGATCGCGGACTTCGAGCCCAGCAGACGGACGGCGATCGTGCCGCCGATCATCAGCACCAGCGAGATGATCAGCAGCCACCAGTGGGTGGACCGCGCGGCATCGCCGTTGCCCTCGTGGCCCGCGGCGGTCGCCAGCAGGACCAGCGCCGAGCAGACGACACCGATCGACAGCCACTCCGGCTTGGTCAGCCGGATGCCCAGGAGCTTGATGCTCAGGACGGCGGTGACCACGAGGTTGGCGCTGATGACGGTCTGGGAGAGGAACAGCGGCAGCATACGAGCGGCCAGCGCGCCGAGTCCGAAACCGAGGAAGTCCAACACCGTACCGACCATGAACTCCCAGGTCACCGCAGCCTTGGCGGTGGAGGAGAGACTGGGACCGCCATGCTGGGTCGTACCCGTCGTGGAGGCCGCCGCGGCCTCCCGGCGGGCCGATTTGCGCGATCCCACGGCTTGCAGGACCGAGCCTGTGCCGTAACAGGCCGAGGCCGCGACAGCCGTCAGAAGGCCGATGATCACCAATAGCTCCGTTCGCCTGATAAACCGTCGTGCTCCTGAAGCAGACGCGCTTTTCGGCGCGGAAGTTGCTTTGGGTCAAGAAATAGTCAAGGAGTTGTTGTGCGCGGGGGCGTGGCGGGCCGCCGGTGGTCGCGCCCGCCGCTCACCGTGACCCCGCCGTGAGCCGGGCCAGCGCCGCCGGTGCCTCGTCGACCGAGTCGACCAGCGCGATGCGCCCGGCCATCGGACGCCCGGCCGCCAGCGCCTCCAGCAGGGGCCAGGTCGGCAGCTCGCGCGTCCAGTGCGCGCGGTTCACGAGCACCATCGGGGTCGGTTCGCCGCGCGACTGGTAGTAGTTGGGCGTCGCGTTGTCGAAGATCTCCTGCACGGTGCCCGCCGCGCCCGGCAGGAACACCACGCCGGCGTTGGCGCGGGCGAGCAGGCCGTCCTCGCGAGTGGCGTTCGCGAAGTACTTCGCGATGTGCGAGGCGAAGGCGTTCGGCGGCTCGTGTCCGTAGAACCAGGTGGGGATGCCCACCGAGGCCCCGCCGCCGGGGAAGGCCGCGCGCACGGCGAACGCACCGGCCGCCCACTTGGCGACCGAGGGCGTGAAGTGCGGGACACCGGCCAGCAGCGCCAGGGCCTCGTCCAGCATGGTGTCCGCGAGGGGCGCGGCGTACGCGCCGAGGTTCGCGGCCTCCATGGCGCCCGGCCCCCCGCCGGTGGCGACGGTCAGCCCCTCGCGCGCCAGCGCCCGGCCCAGCCGCGCCGCCCCGGCGTACCCGGCGGAACCGCGCTCCAGGGCGTGCCCGCCCATGACGCCCACCACGCGCCGGCCGGCCAGCAGCTCGTCCAGCGCGTCGGACACGGCGTCGTCGTGGATGCTCCGCAGCATGGAGGCGAATATGTCGCCGTCCGACTTGGTCCTCTCGAACCACGCGTACGCGAGGGCGTCCGGGGTGTTTCCGTAGCCCTTCTCCAGACCCTCGAACAGCTCCTCCGGGCGGTAGAGCGCGGCCCGGTAGGGGTTGAACGGCAGGAAGGGCACCGGCGGGAAGACCAGCGCACCCCCGGCCCGCACCTTCGCGGCCGCCTCGGGCTCCATCGGGCACCCGAGGAACACGGCCTCCATGGTGTCCGCGGCCGCCAGCTCGGCCGTACGGGCCGTCAGGTCGACGGACTGCACGCGGTATCCACCGAGCGAGCCGGAGGCGACGACCCGGTCGAACTCCTCCAGGCTCTCGATCTCGCGGTCGGACCCGAGGGGAGAACCAGGGGAGGGAACGGCGGGGGAACCAGCGGGAGAACCAGCGGGCAAAGGCGCATTCGGCTGCATCCGGCCATGCTAGGTCCTGGCCGTGGGCCCCTCGCGGGCTTTGCCCCGGGCGGGACGTCGCGACGACGGCCCGCCCCCCGGCGGCCGCCCCGCCTTCATCTGGTCAGCGGCATGGCCGCCAACTCCCCGACCACCCAGGTCAGCGGGGCCATCACGGCCACCAGTGCGCAGGTCCGCACGGCGGCCGCACTGCGCAGCAGGGAGGCGGGGATGCCCAGCCGCAGCAGCGTCGCCGCGGTGTCGGCGCGGGACTGCCGGGTGTCCAGGGCCGCGGTGAGCGCCGTGGCCGTCACACAGGCCATGACGAGCGCCGCGCCGAGACCGGTGAGGGGGCCGAAGGGGCGCGCACCGGAGGGTTCCCAGGCCGCGCCGTACAGCTCGACGGCCACCAGGGCGCCCGAGGCGACGGCGCAGAGCACACCGAGCGGTCGGCCGAGCCGTGGTGCCGCGTCCTGCAGTATGCGTCCGGCCAGCAGCCGTACGGGCCCGGGCCGGCCGGCCGACAACAGGACCCCGCACCAGTGGGTCAGCCCCGGTCCGGCCAGACAGAAGCCGAGGCACGCGAGCAGCCAACCGCCGACGAGCCCGGGGGAGGCGCCTTCTGCCCGGCCGGGCAGATTCAGCAGCGCTTCGGCGGGGGGTGCCGATCCGTCACTCGCGTAGGACTCCAGGGCGAGGCCGGTGGCGACCACGGCGACCCCCCAGGGCAGGCCGCTGTACGTGCGCTTGGCCTCGGGGGCCTTGACGGCGGGTGAGGCGTCGTCGGCCCCGGGGCCCTCCGGGGACTGCTCGCCGGGGCGCAGCATGACCGCGCACGCCGCGGCGGCCAGCACCGGCAGCAGGGACAGCAGGGTCAGGACCGCGGCCCAGGGCAGGGGCTCGCCCCCGTCGAGCAGCTTGGTCGCGGAGCCGCTCAGCGACGTCAGGTGGAGATTGCCGCGCAGTTCGAGGTAGATGAGCAGTGCGGCGCAGCTGCCGACGGCGCAGGAGAGCGCCGTCGAGACGGCGGCCAGCAGCGAGAGCGCCACGGGGCCGAGGCCCACCGCGTCCAGACCCTCCCGGAGGCGGATGGCCGGGTCCGTGCGGGCGACGGCGACGGCGAACTGCACCACGGCGGCCAGCGGCACCACACACCACAGGAGCCGTACGACCGAGCCCTCGGCCTCCTTCGGGTGGGCCACCGCGTGCCCCAGGGTGCACAGCAGCAGGAAGCCGACTCCCGCCGCCGCGGCGGCGACCAGCAGCCGGCGCAGCAGGACGAGCGGGTGCGCGCCGCGCGCTAGGCGGAGACTGAGCACGCGGCCCTGCCCTCTCCGCCGGGCGACTCGGGCGCCGGGATCGCGCCGCCGCGGCGGCCGTCGGTCAGGGTGACCGTGCGGTCGGCGAGGGTGGCGCTCTCGTCGTCGAGCGTGGCGAGGACGACCGTGATCTGGTGCGAGCGCGCGGCGGTGGTCAGGGTGCGCAGCACCTGGGCCCGGTCGGTGGTGTGCAGCGGGGCGGTCGGCTCGTCCGCGAAGACCACGGTCGGCTCGCCCGCCAGGGCCCGGGCG
The window above is part of the Streptomyces syringium genome. Proteins encoded here:
- a CDS encoding LOG family protein yields the protein MQPNAPLPAGSPAGSPAVPSPGSPLGSDREIESLEEFDRVVASGSLGGYRVQSVDLTARTAELAAADTMEAVFLGCPMEPEAAAKVRAGGALVFPPVPFLPFNPYRAALYRPEELFEGLEKGYGNTPDALAYAWFERTKSDGDIFASMLRSIHDDAVSDALDELLAGRRVVGVMGGHALERGSAGYAGAARLGRALAREGLTVATGGGPGAMEAANLGAYAAPLADTMLDEALALLAGVPHFTPSVAKWAAGAFAVRAAFPGGGASVGIPTWFYGHEPPNAFASHIAKYFANATREDGLLARANAGVVFLPGAAGTVQEIFDNATPNYYQSRGEPTPMVLVNRAHWTRELPTWPLLEALAAGRPMAGRIALVDSVDEAPAALARLTAGSR